The Candidatus Omnitrophota bacterium genomic interval TGAGATTCTTCGGCCTTCGGCCTCAGAATGACCTTTTTAGCGTTATTATTTTTAATTTCGGTTAAGGTGTGCACTTTTAAAACTTAAATCGCTCTAAAACTGTGCACTTTTAATTTTTAAATAACATGTTTACAAAAAGGGCTTGACAACCTGAATGAAAGCGGATATAATTGTAATTGAGAGGCAATCGCAATTATATCGGAGGTAATGTTCATTGATTAGGCCGGAAGATAAATTTAGGAACTATCTAAAAGAAAAAGGGTTAAAATTTACCCCGGAAAGAGAAACTGTTTTAAAAGAGATCTTTTCCCTGCATAAGCATTTTGATGTAGATGAGATTTATTTAAAAGTGCACAAAAAGGACAAAAGACTTTCCCGCGCTACTATCTATAGAACCCTGCCGTTATTGATTGAAAGCGGTTTGATTGTTGAGACGTTTCGCTGCCTGGGTAAAGGTAGCTATGAACATACCTTTGGCCACCCGCATCACGATCATATGGTCTGCGTAAAATGCGGCAAGATTATTGAATTCAGCAATGAAAAAATTGAAAAATTACAAGAAGAAGTTTGCAAGAAATACGGATTTGAATCCGTGGAGCATAGATTAGGTATCAAGGGGTATTGCCGGAAGTGTTCGGGCAGGAAGGAAAAATAACTTATGGCTGTTAAGCCCTTAAAAGAATTAAAGTCCGGGGAAAAAGGTAAAATCACAAAGGTATCAGGTGAAGGCTTGATCCGCCGTCGAATCTTGGATATGGGTGTTATTCCCGGTTCGGAGATAGAAATGCAGAGAGCTGCTCCTTTGGGAGATCCGATCGAAGTAAAAATAAAAGGGTATCATTTGTCTCTGCGCAAAAATGAGGCGGCTAATATTTATGTGGAGATAGCAGGATGAAAGGGCAATTCGTGCCTTTAAATATAGTTTCTTCCCATAAACAGGTAACCTTAATGGCCATAACCAGCGGCCGGGGCCTGCGCAGCAGGCTTACCGATATGGGCTTAAAACAAGGGGTAAGGTTTAAGGTAATTCATTCTTCCCGGGTTGGCCCGTGTATTGTTTCTATCGGTAATTCCAGGTTGGTACTGGGCCGGGGGATGGCTCAAAAAATCTTGGTAAAGGAGGACTGACAAAGTGCCTAAGAAGCTGACCATTGCTTTAGCCGGCAATCC includes:
- a CDS encoding Fur family transcriptional regulator, whose translation is MIRPEDKFRNYLKEKGLKFTPERETVLKEIFSLHKHFDVDEIYLKVHKKDKRLSRATIYRTLPLLIESGLIVETFRCLGKGSYEHTFGHPHHDHMVCVKCGKIIEFSNEKIEKLQEEVCKKYGFESVEHRLGIKGYCRKCSGRKEK
- a CDS encoding FeoA family protein codes for the protein MAVKPLKELKSGEKGKITKVSGEGLIRRRILDMGVIPGSEIEMQRAAPLGDPIEVKIKGYHLSLRKNEAANIYVEIAG
- a CDS encoding FeoA family protein, whose translation is MKGQFVPLNIVSSHKQVTLMAITSGRGLRSRLTDMGLKQGVRFKVIHSSRVGPCIVSIGNSRLVLGRGMAQKILVKED